The sequence CTGTAACAAATAAAGGAGCCGAAGCCTCCATGGCTAATTTGCTAAAAGCAAAAGATGAGGACCAAATAAAAGCATTAAAAAATACTAGAAAAATAGACATGAAGAAGTAGTTTCTGGAATAGAAAATATCCTATTATAAAAGAATAAAACTTTGGCTCCAACTCAAATATACTTTTATCATTAAACACCTCTTAAAAAAACTCAGGACTCCCCCACATAAATACACAGTTTTTTAAGAAAACTCCCTTGCTTTGATCCAGAAAAACGTTACAATAACAGACTTAGAAAAACTCTTAATGGAGAGAAGATGATCCGCGTAATTTGCAACAATGAAACTTATGAGCTGCCTGAGGGCACTACAGCTGCTGATTTCGCGAGCAAAATAAAAAATTCTCATTACTTTGCTGGCGTTGTCATAAACGATCAAATTAAAGATCTGTCTACAACCCTAAACGAAGGAGATACCTTAAGATTTGTTACCTTTACAGATCCAGAAGGACGAGAAATTTTTTTACATACTTCTGCTCACATTCTCGCTCAGGCTATACTACGTTTATGGCCAGACGCTATCCCTACTATAGGACCTGTTATCGATCAGGGATTTTATTATGATTTCGCCAACCTGTCTATCAGTGAAGACGACTTCTTAATGATTGAAAATATGATGGGCCAAATATCTGAAGCAAAATTTGCTGTGCAGAAAAAAACATTTAATAACAAACAAGAGGCCCTAAACGAATTCGCCAACAATCCTTTTAAAGTAGAACTCATACAAGAGCTCCCAGAAGGAGAGAGCATTACTGCCTACTCCCAAGGGGAATTTATGGATCTCTGTCGAGGCCCCCACTTGCCCTCTACTGCCCCTGTAAAAGCTTTTAAGCTTTTACGCACATCAGCAGCCTATTGGAGGGGGGATCCTCAAAGAGAATCTTTAGTAAGAATCTATGGTGTGGCTTTCCCTACGACAAAAGAATTAAAAGAACATCTACACCAGTTGGAAGAGGCAAAACAACGTGATCACCGCGTTTTAGGAACTAAACTCGATCTGTTTTCTCAACAGGAGTGTTCAGCAGGAATGCCTTTTTTCCATCCGCGAGGCATGATTATATGGGATGCTCTTATAGGGTATTGGAAACGCTTACATCAACTTGCGGGATATAAGGAAATCCAAACTCCTCAGCTTATGAACCGTAGCCTTTGGGAAGTTTCTGGACATTGGAGTAACTACAGAGAAAATATGTATACTCTAAAGATCGATGACGAAGACTACGCAATTAAGCCCATGAATTGCCCTGGATGTATGCTGTATTATAAAACACGCCTACATAGCTATAAGCAATTTCCCTTAAGAATTGCAGAGATTGGTCACGTGCATCGCTACGAGGTCTCTGGAGCTCTTTCAGGGCTTATGCGAGTACGCGCATTCCATCAAGATGATGCTCACGTATTTCTCACACCTGAACAAGTAGAAGAAGAAACATTAAATATTTTACACTTAGTTTCTGAATTATACTCCACATTTGGACTCGAGTATCATTTAGAGTTGTCAACACGCCCAGAAAAAGCAACAATTGGAAGCGATGAACTCTGGGAGCTAGCAACAGCAGCTCTGGAGCGCGCGCTGATCAATTCAAACACTCCTTTTATTATTAATCCTGGAGACGGAGCTTTTTACGGACCGAAAATTGACATTCATGTGAAGGACGCCATCCAACGTACGTGGCAATGTGGAACAATCCAACTCGATATGTTCCTACCCGAACGATTTGAGTTAGAATACACAAATGCTCAGGGAGAAAAAAGCACTCCAGTTATGTTGCATCGTGCTTTGTTTGGTTCCATTGAAAGATTCTTAGGTATTCTTATAGAGCATTTCAAAGGAAGGTTCCCCTTATGGCTCAGTCCTGAACATATCAGATTAATTACTGTGGCAGACCGTCATCAACCTCGAGCTCAAAAACTGGCTACAGCGTGGCAGAAATTAGGCTTGATAGTTACAGTGGACGATTCTAATGAATCTGTAAGTAAAAAAATACGGAACGCACAAAATATGCAAGTCAACTATATGGTGACTTTGGGAGATCGGGAAATTGAGCAAAATACCTTAGCAATACGTACCCGAGATAACCGAGTCTTAAATGATATGACAGAGGACAAATTCATAAATACTATACTTGAAGAAAAGAACTCTTTGAGTTTAACTCCACTATTGTAGAAAACCCAGATCCAAGGACGAGCATCTCCAATGAAAACCATCGCTGTCAATAGCTTTAAAGGTGGAACAGCTAAAACATCGACAACTTTACATTTAGGCGCAGCGTTAGCGCAATACCACAACGCTCGCGTGCTCCTAATTGATTTTGATGCTCAAGCAAATCTTACTTCAGGACTGGGTCTTGACCCTGATTGTTACGACAGCTTAGCTGTCGTTCTTCAGGGTGAAAAAAATATTCGTGAAGTGATTCGCCCTATCGAAGATACAGGATTAGATTTAATTCCTGCTGACACTTGGTTAGAGCGTATAGAGGTTTCGGGAAATTTAGCCGCTGATCGTTATTCTCACGAACGTCTAAAACATATTCTCACCTCTGTAGAAAATGACTATGACTATGTGATCATTGACACTCCTCCCTCTTTATGCTGGCTTACCGAGTCCGCATTAATTGCAGCACAATATGCGTTAATTTGTGCTACTCCTGAATTTTACAGTGTGAAGGGTCTAGAAAGATTGTCATCATTTATTCAAGGCATTTCGTCACGTCATCCCCTAAGTATCCTTGGAGTTGCTCTTTCCTTCTGGAATTATCGTGGTAAAAATAACGCTGCTTTCACTGACTTAATCCATAAGACATTCCCTGGAAGACTCTTAAATACTAAGATTCGTCGAGACATTACGATTTCTGAAGCTGCTATTCATGGGAAACCTGTCTTTGCTACCGCGCCTTCAGCACGGGCTTCCGAAGATTACCTCAATCTAACCAAAGAACTGTTAATTTTACTGAGGGATATGTAATCCTATGGGAAATCTAAAAACGTTGTTGGAAAGCCGTTTCAAGAAAAATACACAAGATAAAATGGAAACGCTTACACGCAAACGTATGGAAGGCGAGCACTCCCCTTTCTTAAGCAGATTTTCCGATGTAAAATTATCCCCAAAAGAAGAAGAAAAATTCCGCCAATTATTGCAGCATTACACTTTCGATGATCAGATTTCCGAAGAAGATTTCAAAAGTCTTTGTAATCTCTCTGCTCAAATCAAACAAATCCACCATCAAGCAGTACTGTTGCACGGCGAACGTATAAAAAAAGTACGTGATTTACTAAAAACTTACCGAGAAGGAGCTTTTTCAGCTTGGCTACTACTTACCTATGGCAACCGTCAAACTCCGTATAATTTTCTCGTGTATTATGAACTCTTTTCTACTCTTCCTGAATCCTTGAAAATAGAAGCCGAGAAAATGCCAAGGCAGGCGATTTACACATTAGCCTCTCGCCAAGGGTCCCAAGAAAAAAAAGAAGCTATTATCCGAAATTACCGCGGAGAAAGTAAAGGAGAACTCCTAGATATTATCAGAAGGGAATTTCCTCTAATTTCTACAGATCGTCGTCAGATATGCTTAGCAAAACAAGCACTATCTATGCTTTCCAAAGGCTCAGAATTATTAAAAAAATGCTCAGAATTGTCTCCTGAGGATCAGGCTGCCCTTGAAAAATTGATAAAAAAGCTTCAAAAAGTTAAAAGTAATTTCATTCCCAATACAAAGGTCTAAATATGGCAGCGAAATCAAAAACACTGGAACTAGAAGATAATGTTTTTCTTATTCTTGAAGGAAATTTAAAAAGAATTTTTGCCACTGCTATTGGCTACACAACATTCCGAGAATTTCAAAATGTTGTTTTTAACTGCTCTAATGGCCAACAGGAAATAGCGAATTTCTTTTTTGAAATGCTCATTAATGGGAAACTCATCCATGATCTTCCTACAGAACAAAAACAAGCATCTCAAAGCTTAATAGCCGAGTTCATGATGTTGATTCGTGTTGCTAAAGACGTTCACGAACGTGGTGAATTTATTAACTTCATCACATCGGATATGATCTCTCAGCAAGAACGTTGCGTGTTTTTAAATCGTTTGTCGAGAGTAGACGGTCAAGAATTTCTAATCATGACAGATGTACAAAACACCTGCCATTTGATTCGCCATCTATTAGCACGGCTTTTGGAAGCACAAAAAAATCCTGTAGGAGAGAAAAATCTCCTAGAAATTCAAGAAGATATCGTATCATTGAAGAACCACTTCGAAGAACTAGAAAAATCTCTTCAGTAAAATAAAATTATATGAACAAAAAAAAGCGCGTACTCACCGGTGATCGACCAACAGGCAAACTGCATTTAGGTCACTGGGTAGGATCTATAAAAAATCGTTTAGACTTACAGAACAACCCAGCGTACGATTGCTTTTTCATCGTTGCGGATCTCCACACTCTTACAACCAGAGTACGTAAAGAACAAGTTCTAGATGTGGATAACCATATTTATGAAGTTCTTGCAGACTGGTTAAGTGTGGGGATTGATCCGAATAAATCTACGATCTATTTACAGTCAGCCATTCCTGAAATCTACGAACTCCACCTACTGTTTTCTATGTTAATTTCGATTAACCGCATCATGGGGATTCCGAGTCTTAAGGAAATGGCAAAGAATGCTTCTATAGAAGAGGGTGGTTTGTCCCTTGGATTGGTGGGTTATCCAGTTTTACAGAGCGCGGATATTCTTCTTGCCAAAGCACAACTCGTTCCCGTAGGTAAAGATAATGAGGCCCATATAGAACTCACTCGTGATATTGCTCGGAATTTTAATCGTTTATATGGAGAAATCTTCCCCGAACCAGAGACTTTACAAGGAGAGCTTACCTCTTTAGTCGGCATTGACGGTCAAGGGAAAATGAGCAAATCCGCAAACAACGCAATCTATCTTTCTGATGATGATGCAACCATCAAAGACAAGATCAGAAAAATGTATACCGACCCAAATCGGATTCATGCTACGACCCCAGGGCGAGTCGAAGGGAACCCTTTATTCATCTATCACGATATTTTCAATCCTAATAAAGAAGAAGTTGAAGAATTTAAAACACGTTACCGTCAAGGATGTATAAAAGATGTTGAGGTAAAGGCACGCCTTGCCGAAGAACTTATTCTCTTTTTACAACCTTTTAAAGAAAAACGTGCCGAACTACTTGCAAAACCTCACGCTCTTCAAGACGCATTGCAAATGGGCACAGAAAAAATGCGTGCTCTAGCAAAAGAAACTATGGAAGAAGTTCGTGACACCTTAGGGTTAAGCCATAAATGGCGTTCTCGTTTACTCCCTTAATTGTTATACACTCCTATGACCTTTGAATTACGAGCTGCTTTTTCGCCTTGTGGAGATCAGCCCGAAGCTATTGCTAAGCTTACTCAAGGCGTACGTAATCACACTCCATCTCAGGTGTTGTTAGGCACTACAGGATCAGGAAAAACATTTACCATTGCTAATGTGGTTGCTAATGTCAATCGCCCTACACTAGTATTAGCACATAATAAAACATTAGCTGCACAGTTGTATCAAGAATTCAAAGAATTCTTCCCTAATAATGCTGTTGAATATTTTATCTCCTACTACGATTACTACCAGCCCGAAGCATATATTGCTCGTAATGATACCTACATAGAAAAAAGTCTCTTAATCAACAGTGAAATCGATAAACTGCGTTTATCCGCAACGCGATCTATTCTAGAGCGCAGAGATACTTTAATTGTTTCTTCTGTATCGTGTATTTACGGTATTGGCTCTCCCGAAAACTACACTTCCATGGCATTAGAACTCAAAGTAGGAAGGGAATATCCAAGAGCAATACTTGCCTCTCAGCTTGTAAAAATGAATTATCAAGCTTCCTCAGTAGCGCAACGCTCAACTTTTCGCGAACGCGGTAGTGTGATCGATATTTTCCCTGCTTATGAGAGCGATCTCGCAATTCGTTTAGAATTTTCCAATGACACATTATCTTCTATAGAATACAGCGATCCTCTCACTATGATTCCCATGGAATCGGTAACCTCAATTATTTTATATCCGGGATCACACTATGTCACACCTGAAGCTGTTCGTGAACAAGCAATACGCTCTATACGCGAAGAGCTAGAAGAACGTTTAGCATTCTTCCAAGATCGTCCTATAGAACAAGATCGCTTATTTCATAGAACTACGCATGACATCGAAATGATCAAAGAAACCGGATTTTGTAAAGGAATAGAAAACTATTCTCGCCACTTTACAAAAAGTCCTCCAGGAGCTCCTCCCGCCTGCCTATTAGATTATTTCCCCGATAACTTTTTACTAGTTATTGATGAATCACACCAAACACTACCTCAGATACGCGCTATGTATCGCGGGGACCGTTCTAGGAAAGAATCTTTAGTCGAATACGGTTTTCGTCTTCCCTCTGCTTATGACAACCGTCCTCTGACCTATGAAGAAGCTAGGAAATATTTCCATAATGTTATTTATGTATCTGCAACTCCTGGAGAGACAGAACTCAACGAAAGTCAAGGTCATATTGTTGAACAAATTATCCGCCCTACAGGAATTCCTGATCCTATTCCAGAAATCCGTCCGGCAACAGGACAAGTAGACGATCTCCTAGAAGAAATTCGTAAACACTTATCTAAATCTCAGGCAAAGATTCTAGTCATCTCCATCACCAAAAAGCTTGCCGAAGATATTGCAGCTTTCCTTTCAGAATTAGATATCGCTGCTGCCTATTTGCATTCTGGAATAGAAACAGCAGAGCGCACCCGTATCCTCTCTGACTTGCGTTTAGGGAATATTGACGTGCTCATAGGAGTAAACTTACTCCGTGAAGGATTAGATCTTCCTGAAGTTTCTCTAGTCGCTATTCTCGATGCCGATAAAGAAGGTTTTCTACGTAGCACTTCGTCCTTAATACAGTTTTGTGGAAGAGCAGCAAGGAATGTGGACGGAAAAGTCATTTTTTATGCTGACCACAAAACTCTCTCTATAGAACAAACCTTAAAAGAAACAGAACGTCGTCGGCAAATACAGTTGGAATACAATAAAGCAAATAAAATTACACCAAAACCCATTATCAAAGCGATCTTTGCCAATCCTATTCCGCAAGGAGGGAAAAAGGAAGTTCAAGATACCCCTCAACAACCTTTATCTACACAAGAATTAGAAAAGCTCATAAAAAAATACGAAAATCTCATGCAGCAAGCTGCCAACGCATTCAGATTTGATGAAGCTGCTAAATATCGTGATAAAATGAAAGCTGCTAAAGAACAACTTCTTTATCTCTCATAGAACATTAAGAAAAACCAAAAGGAAATCTACTTGCTTTTTGTAAAATCAGAACCTAATATTGCCTTAATCTCCCCGCAACCTCATTGTGATCATATGATCCGTATGCTCATATTGTGTTAAATAGGTCTTTGGGAGCTAGTTTCCAACCCTTGACAAAAGAGATTAAAGACTCATGCTAGAAGTTGTCATTTCCGATATCCAAGCCAGAGAAATTTTAGATTCCAGAGGATATCCCACACTATATGTTAAAGTAATTACAGACGCAGGCACTTTCGGAGAAGCTTGTGTGCCTTCGGGAGCCTCCACAGGAATCAAAGAAGCTTTAGAGCTTCGCGATCAAGATACCTCTCGATACCAAGGGAAAGGTGTTTTACAAGCCTTAAAAAACGTGAAAGAAGTTCTGCTTCCTGTTTTGCAAGGAGTCAGCATATTTGATCAAATCCTTATAGACTCTATTATGGTAGAAGCAGATGGCACACCAAATAAAGAGAAATTAGGAGCGAATGCTATCTTAGGGGTATCCTTAGCAGCTGCAAAAGCAGCAGCCGCAACTTTAGGACGATCTTTTTACCGTTACGCGGGGGGATGTTTCGCTCATATTCTTCCCTGTCCTATGATGAATCTCATTAATGGCGGCATGCATGCAGACAATGGTCTTCAATTTCAAGAATTTATGATTCGCCCTATAGGTGCACATTCTCTAAAAGAAGCTGTGCGTATGGGTGCTGATGTTTTCCATGCGTTGAAAAAACTGCTCAACGATAGACATCTCGCTACAGGAGTTGGAGATGAAGGCGGATTTGCTCCAAACTTAACATCTAACTCTGAAGCTTTAGACCTTCTTTTACTAGCTATTGAAAAAGCAGGTTTCCAGCCTGGCGAGGAGATCTCTTTAGCTCTTGACTGTGCTGCATCTTCTTTCTACGATACAAAAACAAAAACTTACGAAGGGAAAAACTCTCAAGAACAAGTCAGCATACTCGCCGATCTTTGTGATCGTTATCCTATTGACTCTATAGAAGATGGGCTTGCGGAAGAAGATTTTGATGGTTGGGAATTGCTAACCGCAGAACTCGGAGAAAGTATACAGATTGTAGGTGATGACCTCTTCGTAACCAATCCAGAGTTGATAGCAGACGGTATAAGCAAAGGCCTTGCTAACGCTGTGCTAATTAAACCTAATCAAATCGGCACATTAACAGAAACTTCAGAAGCTATACAGCTTGCCCATAGTCAAGGATACACGACTATTCTTTCTCATAGATCCGGAGAAACTGAGGACACAACAATTGCAGATCTTGCTGTGGCCTTCAATACAGGGCAAATTAAAACTGGATCCCTATCACGTTCGGAACGCATTGCCAAGTACAATAGACTTATGGCAATAGAAGAAGAACTAGGTTCTGAAGGTTTATTCAAAGACTCTAACCCATTTTCTGGAGAATAGAGTCGGGACGATCGCTTTCTTGTGATTTCTAGAAAGCGATTACCT is a genomic window of Chlamydia psittaci 6BC containing:
- the uvrB gene encoding excinuclease ABC subunit UvrB; this encodes MTFELRAAFSPCGDQPEAIAKLTQGVRNHTPSQVLLGTTGSGKTFTIANVVANVNRPTLVLAHNKTLAAQLYQEFKEFFPNNAVEYFISYYDYYQPEAYIARNDTYIEKSLLINSEIDKLRLSATRSILERRDTLIVSSVSCIYGIGSPENYTSMALELKVGREYPRAILASQLVKMNYQASSVAQRSTFRERGSVIDIFPAYESDLAIRLEFSNDTLSSIEYSDPLTMIPMESVTSIILYPGSHYVTPEAVREQAIRSIREELEERLAFFQDRPIEQDRLFHRTTHDIEMIKETGFCKGIENYSRHFTKSPPGAPPACLLDYFPDNFLLVIDESHQTLPQIRAMYRGDRSRKESLVEYGFRLPSAYDNRPLTYEEARKYFHNVIYVSATPGETELNESQGHIVEQIIRPTGIPDPIPEIRPATGQVDDLLEEIRKHLSKSQAKILVISITKKLAEDIAAFLSELDIAAAYLHSGIETAERTRILSDLRLGNIDVLIGVNLLREGLDLPEVSLVAILDADKEGFLRSTSSLIQFCGRAARNVDGKVIFYADHKTLSIEQTLKETERRRQIQLEYNKANKITPKPIIKAIFANPIPQGGKKEVQDTPQQPLSTQELEKLIKKYENLMQQAANAFRFDEAAKYRDKMKAAKEQLLYLS
- a CDS encoding DUF5414 family protein, translating into MAAKSKTLELEDNVFLILEGNLKRIFATAIGYTTFREFQNVVFNCSNGQQEIANFFFEMLINGKLIHDLPTEQKQASQSLIAEFMMLIRVAKDVHERGEFINFITSDMISQQERCVFLNRLSRVDGQEFLIMTDVQNTCHLIRHLLARLLEAQKNPVGEKNLLEIQEDIVSLKNHFEELEKSLQ
- the eno gene encoding phosphopyruvate hydratase; translated protein: MLEVVISDIQAREILDSRGYPTLYVKVITDAGTFGEACVPSGASTGIKEALELRDQDTSRYQGKGVLQALKNVKEVLLPVLQGVSIFDQILIDSIMVEADGTPNKEKLGANAILGVSLAAAKAAAATLGRSFYRYAGGCFAHILPCPMMNLINGGMHADNGLQFQEFMIRPIGAHSLKEAVRMGADVFHALKKLLNDRHLATGVGDEGGFAPNLTSNSEALDLLLLAIEKAGFQPGEEISLALDCAASSFYDTKTKTYEGKNSQEQVSILADLCDRYPIDSIEDGLAEEDFDGWELLTAELGESIQIVGDDLFVTNPELIADGISKGLANAVLIKPNQIGTLTETSEAIQLAHSQGYTTILSHRSGETEDTTIADLAVAFNTGQIKTGSLSRSERIAKYNRLMAIEEELGSEGLFKDSNPFSGE
- a CDS encoding pGP6-D family virulence protein, whose protein sequence is MGNLKTLLESRFKKNTQDKMETLTRKRMEGEHSPFLSRFSDVKLSPKEEEKFRQLLQHYTFDDQISEEDFKSLCNLSAQIKQIHHQAVLLHGERIKKVRDLLKTYREGAFSAWLLLTYGNRQTPYNFLVYYELFSTLPESLKIEAEKMPRQAIYTLASRQGSQEKKEAIIRNYRGESKGELLDIIRREFPLISTDRRQICLAKQALSMLSKGSELLKKCSELSPEDQAALEKLIKKLQKVKSNFIPNTKV
- the trpS gene encoding tryptophan--tRNA ligase, yielding MNKKKRVLTGDRPTGKLHLGHWVGSIKNRLDLQNNPAYDCFFIVADLHTLTTRVRKEQVLDVDNHIYEVLADWLSVGIDPNKSTIYLQSAIPEIYELHLLFSMLISINRIMGIPSLKEMAKNASIEEGGLSLGLVGYPVLQSADILLAKAQLVPVGKDNEAHIELTRDIARNFNRLYGEIFPEPETLQGELTSLVGIDGQGKMSKSANNAIYLSDDDATIKDKIRKMYTDPNRIHATTPGRVEGNPLFIYHDIFNPNKEEVEEFKTRYRQGCIKDVEVKARLAEELILFLQPFKEKRAELLAKPHALQDALQMGTEKMRALAKETMEEVRDTLGLSHKWRSRLLP
- a CDS encoding ParA family protein; protein product: MKTIAVNSFKGGTAKTSTTLHLGAALAQYHNARVLLIDFDAQANLTSGLGLDPDCYDSLAVVLQGEKNIREVIRPIEDTGLDLIPADTWLERIEVSGNLAADRYSHERLKHILTSVENDYDYVIIDTPPSLCWLTESALIAAQYALICATPEFYSVKGLERLSSFIQGISSRHPLSILGVALSFWNYRGKNNAAFTDLIHKTFPGRLLNTKIRRDITISEAAIHGKPVFATAPSARASEDYLNLTKELLILLRDM
- the thrS gene encoding threonine--tRNA ligase, with translation MIRVICNNETYELPEGTTAADFASKIKNSHYFAGVVINDQIKDLSTTLNEGDTLRFVTFTDPEGREIFLHTSAHILAQAILRLWPDAIPTIGPVIDQGFYYDFANLSISEDDFLMIENMMGQISEAKFAVQKKTFNNKQEALNEFANNPFKVELIQELPEGESITAYSQGEFMDLCRGPHLPSTAPVKAFKLLRTSAAYWRGDPQRESLVRIYGVAFPTTKELKEHLHQLEEAKQRDHRVLGTKLDLFSQQECSAGMPFFHPRGMIIWDALIGYWKRLHQLAGYKEIQTPQLMNRSLWEVSGHWSNYRENMYTLKIDDEDYAIKPMNCPGCMLYYKTRLHSYKQFPLRIAEIGHVHRYEVSGALSGLMRVRAFHQDDAHVFLTPEQVEEETLNILHLVSELYSTFGLEYHLELSTRPEKATIGSDELWELATAALERALINSNTPFIINPGDGAFYGPKIDIHVKDAIQRTWQCGTIQLDMFLPERFELEYTNAQGEKSTPVMLHRALFGSIERFLGILIEHFKGRFPLWLSPEHIRLITVADRHQPRAQKLATAWQKLGLIVTVDDSNESVSKKIRNAQNMQVNYMVTLGDREIEQNTLAIRTRDNRVLNDMTEDKFINTILEEKNSLSLTPLL